ATTTCAACGGTGGCTTCTGTTTTTTTAACAACATGACGATAGCCCTCATGAATCTTTTTTCCAGGGGGTTCATAAGTGATGCGCTGATTGTTGACATAGACCTCCACTACGGAAACGGGACATATGACATTGTGAAGGAAGATAAACGCATTACCTTTCGGAATATCGATGCCTCCACGCGGGAAGATTTTTTCAGTCAATTTGCAGAAGCGCTGCAGGATGCCTCATCGTTTGATATTGTGGGGTGCTCCGCAGGGTTTGACACATATATCAGGGATTGGGGATCGCTCCTTTTTACCAGGGATTACAAAGAGATCGCCGGCATGCTCATATCCGGCAATCCTCATACCTTTGCTATCCTTGAGGGTGGTTATTATATTCCCGACCTGGGGATAAACGCCCGCTCGTTTCTCGAAGGCATGCAGGAACATTGTTCATAACTGCTGTTTTATCTTTTATTGCCGGTATGTATCTCCAGACCATATATGCCGTTACTTTAGTCCCTCTTGTTGTTTCCCTTTTTGCAATTGCATCGGTAATACCCTTTGTCCTTTCAAAAAAACGAAGATTTGCCATGGTTCTGATCCTTATCTGTTTTGTCCTTGCAGGCATGATAAGGATAGGGATAGTGCTTTCCAGCAAACAGCCCGACATCACAAACGAAGAACCCTCAATCTTTGTGGGCACTGTCGTGGAATCATCCCGGCAAATCAAGACTATCGGGCTATTATCACCGCTGCCATTGAAGGGCGTAAAGGCGGTTTTCAGGACAGATGACAATCTTGGTATAAGCGACTCAGTGCGTATTTATGG
This genomic window from Pseudomonadota bacterium contains:
- a CDS encoding histone deacetylase family protein: MIPTLYSEKFLTDYMTVDCENSDRISSIFSEIKNIAEFIEPESCEVSDLLLCHSETIIKLVMKDKVVYETARLAAGGAIRAAEIALERPSFALIRPPGHHAGYNFNGGFCFFNNMTIALMNLFSRGFISDALIVDIDLHYGNGTYDIVKEDKRITFRNIDASTREDFFSQFAEALQDASSFDIVGCSAGFDTYIRDWGSLLFTRDYKEIAGMLISGNPHTFAILEGGYYIPDLGINARSFLEGMQEHCS